In one Bordetella pertussis 18323 genomic region, the following are encoded:
- a CDS encoding AAA family ATPase — MTQHPFISRVAVRNYKSIGYCDVNLRPLTYLVGHNGAGKSNFMDALHFVRDALSYSLDSALNERGGINEVRRRSGGHPTHFALRVEFVMQSGQAGRYGFVIGALKNGGYEVQREECVVAGIGKGPFFRIEKGKLRDSSETTFPSVTADRLALVAASGLTAFRPVFDALTAMGFYNLNPKLMRELQKPQDGRLLRPAGENIASVIGHLEKVAPAQMALIQEYLHSVAPMVHGVERKPIGPMETLEFRQDMAGSKHPWRFLAQNMSDGTLRALGVLSALLQGNVDYSPTLIGIEEPETALHPAASAALREALVRASETTQVLVTSHSPDLLDDHSIDADAVLAVVSEAGETKVAPLDEGSRQVMRDHLFSAGELLRMNQLAPDRASLEQQDKAASGDLFGETESV, encoded by the coding sequence ATGACACAGCACCCTTTTATTAGCCGTGTCGCCGTTCGCAACTACAAAAGCATCGGCTACTGTGACGTGAATTTGCGCCCGCTGACCTATCTGGTGGGGCACAACGGCGCAGGCAAGAGCAATTTCATGGATGCACTGCATTTCGTGCGCGACGCGCTTTCCTATTCACTGGATAGCGCTCTGAACGAACGGGGAGGCATCAACGAAGTACGTCGACGCAGCGGAGGTCATCCCACGCATTTCGCGCTTCGTGTCGAGTTTGTCATGCAAAGTGGCCAAGCGGGACGCTATGGCTTCGTTATCGGGGCGCTGAAGAATGGCGGCTACGAAGTACAGCGAGAGGAATGCGTTGTCGCTGGCATCGGCAAGGGCCCATTCTTTCGCATCGAGAAAGGAAAGCTCCGTGATAGTAGCGAAACAACCTTCCCCTCGGTCACGGCGGACAGGCTAGCATTGGTGGCCGCTTCAGGCCTGACGGCTTTTCGCCCGGTGTTCGATGCGTTGACGGCGATGGGCTTCTATAACCTCAACCCAAAACTGATGCGCGAATTGCAGAAGCCACAAGATGGCCGACTGCTGCGGCCGGCCGGAGAGAACATCGCTAGCGTGATCGGACATTTGGAGAAGGTAGCACCTGCCCAGATGGCTCTGATACAGGAATATTTGCATTCTGTAGCACCGATGGTGCATGGAGTGGAGCGCAAACCCATTGGGCCTATGGAAACGCTGGAGTTTCGCCAGGACATGGCAGGCTCCAAGCATCCCTGGCGTTTCCTCGCACAGAACATGTCCGATGGCACCTTGCGCGCATTGGGTGTCTTGTCGGCGTTGTTGCAGGGCAATGTGGATTATTCGCCGACCTTGATCGGCATCGAGGAACCTGAAACCGCCCTGCATCCGGCAGCCAGCGCCGCGCTTCGCGAGGCATTGGTGCGCGCTTCTGAAACCACGCAAGTCCTGGTGACCAGTCACAGTCCAGACCTGCTGGATGACCACAGCATCGACGCGGATGCCGTATTGGCAGTGGTATCTGAGGCGGGGGAAACCAAGGTTGCGCCGCTGGATGAAGGCTCGCGCCAAGTTATGCGGGATCATCTGTTCTC